Part of the uncultured Desulfobacter sp. genome, TGATCATGATAATGTTTCGGTAGTCGCACAGATAAAACCCGGTGTTCTGAAAAAATTCTAAAAATAAAGTATCCATTGATTCGTTGTTTCTTTCAATTTCCCATGGTCATCAAAAAAATTAATAGTCAATCTTAATGAATTTAAGAAGTGGTACGGATGAATATATCCTCATCCCAGGTGAAATACCCCTGCTCATCCGCACACAAAATACCGGATTTGATCAAAAGGGAGATATTGGCATGGGGGTCGCTCAGACCGGAAAGCTCGGCCATGCGCAAAAGCTTTGGCAAAGCGATCACATCGCCCATGTTCCGGGCCAAAAGGTTATACTGGCTGCACATCTGTTTTTGCCTTTCGGTGAGCACCATGTAATTTTTAGTGGGCGCCGCCTTGTTTGCTGATTCAGACTTTGCCGCAAACATTCGTTTTATTTTTCCGGGGTCATCATACAGGGCCACCAGCTTATGAAGCTGGGAGATCAGGGCGGACAGCGTCACAAGCCCTGTGAACACAATGGTGATACCCACAACTGAAATGGCCCACCCGTTGTGGGCGTTTATGGCCTCTAGCCCATAAAGAACGCCGACAGCGTCAACTCCATTCACAACACACCTCTTTTTTTAATCTTTAACATGAAGTCACAGTAAACAACTGAATTATCGTCATATTTTGTTATTGAGTCGGCCTGAATATGCCTGAATATGATAGGTAGGCAGGTCAGATCGGCCCATGGCTGTTTTTAATGTTTAAATAACGCCCGTCTCGGCAGGATTTGAACAAAAGGGGGCTTTTTCTTTGCAGAACTGACGCCAGCCGTCCATAATTGATGCTGCCGCCTGGGTGTCCTGACATGTCAAATCAAGGATATCCCGGCAAGGTACGACCCAGACCGACCCTTTTTCCAACACCGTGATAGTGGATGAATGTATTCCATCCCGACTCACCATTGATAAACCTGCAAAATCCCCAGGGCTGCTGAGCACCGCCGCCCTGCCCTCTTCCATGGCCACAAGCAGTGCCCCTTCTTCCAAAAGAAAGAAATACTGGGCGCCATGACCAGCCTGGGCCAGCACTTCCCCAGGCATGACCGACCACCTTGAAAACAACGGCACAAGGCTCTCAATATCCTGGGCACCAAGGCCCTTAAAAATACTAGATTCTGATAAGCATGCTGCAGAACTGTCCATACGCCTCCTTAAAATTATCATTGGAGTTTGAAGCAAGCCTCCCTAAAGAAAGAGTATTCAAGCATATTTTCTAAATTCTGTCGAGCGCAAAACGCCCGATCCAGGGCCGTCATATGTAAAAGTATTGTCGCAGACTTAAAT contains:
- a CDS encoding OadG family protein; amino-acid sequence: MNGVDAVGVLYGLEAINAHNGWAISVVGITIVFTGLVTLSALISQLHKLVALYDDPGKIKRMFAAKSESANKAAPTKNYMVLTERQKQMCSQYNLLARNMGDVIALPKLLRMAELSGLSDPHANISLLIKSGILCADEQGYFTWDEDIFIRTTS
- a CDS encoding cyclic nucleotide-binding domain-containing protein; translated protein: MDSSAACLSESSIFKGLGAQDIESLVPLFSRWSVMPGEVLAQAGHGAQYFFLLEEGALLVAMEEGRAAVLSSPGDFAGLSMVSRDGIHSSTITVLEKGSVWVVPCRDILDLTCQDTQAAASIMDGWRQFCKEKAPFCSNPAETGVI